Sequence from the Fragaria vesca subsp. vesca linkage group LG4, FraVesHawaii_1.0, whole genome shotgun sequence genome:
TCAGAATCCGCTAATGGGAAATTTTTTAAGCTAGTGGCAATAGATAAAGGATTTACAAACACCCTACAGTCCTCCTACAAACAAATCTAAGAGTTGCTAAAATGTTTCTCTCATAAACCAAAACCACCGGTCAAGGCCCCTTTCGTGATCTCCAGCAAATGGGAGAACACCATGAACGTCGAGGCCGGAACACTAAAAACGATCAAAGCCATGAATGCGAGAGCCAAGCTCGGCCTGGTGTTCATTAACTGCGACTGCAACAGACCCATGGCTTGGCATATGATCGAGTCGTAGCTGGTGTAGTACCTCTTCTCCCAGTCCATCCACTCCGCCGGAGGCTCGTAGTTCCTCTCCACCATCTTCATCTCGTGGATTCTCTTTCTCAGAACGATCATGTTCTCATCCACCAGCCTGCTGCTGTAGTTCTGGTGGTGATCGTGCGCTTCTTTTCTACTCGATGCAACAATTCTAGACCTCGGTCGAATTAGGGTTCCTGCTTTTGATGAAGAACTCGAAAACGGGTTGAAGACGGGGGAAGAAGAAGAAGAAGAGAGGAGTAGTGCAGAAGTTGATGCCATTTTTTGTTGGTTTGGTGATGAATAATGATTGGGAATTGTTTTAGATGTGGAATGTGGAGGTGGTACGCACTTATATTTATAGGTCTGGTTTGATGGGAATGACGATTATAGAGATGGCCTGGATAAATTAAGGTGTAGATTGGAAGGAAAATTAAGGACGGGGTGGGGGCATGTGATTTGGAGACGTTGCTCTCAAATAGTTGAGACTTAGCGGGTAAACCGTGTCTTAATAATTTAGAGGGACACCTACTTGCCCTTTTAACGCGTATAAGTTTTAATCATGCAGGAGATTTCGAAGAAGCTACACTAGTTCATGTCACATCATATGGAGCCTTGTTTGTCTTCTGGTATAACGTTTATGTTAATTGGAATAATGCTTATACTATTGTTGGTTTTGAGTTTTTACGAATGGAAACATTTCTTGTCTACGTATAGAGTTTATATACGAGTTTTGGTGAGTGCAAATAAGTTTTTTGCGCCGGCAATTTTATTTTGATTAATCAAAATTTCACCGATTATTGAATTGCATCGATTGAAATCATAAAACTTTTAAATTTCAGTCGAATATATTAAGTTGTCAATTCTGGCTATGAAACTAGTTCACAACAGTTCACATTTAATTTATAATTTTATGTTTTCTTGTTATGTACGTACTTGATCAGCTTTTCAAATTCATGTCGTTAATCTAAGTTGGAAAATGACAACATAAATATATACGATATGGATCACTTTAAAGAAACAACATTAAACTCATTATCAGAAATATCTCACTGATTACCGATTTGAAATTCATAAAATTGTAATTGAATTAATTGTTCATTTGGACCAAAGCACTCCAATTGTGGCCAATCCAACCCTAATTCGAAGCAATTCGATGTCAATCAAGCACTTATTGTGATTCTTAATGACAAGACACCAAGTGGTGCATATGTGAATTTTGTGCAGCCAACTTTGATCATGCATTTATGCCTCTTGTTGGTTCCTTCACAACGACTATGTATATGATATACTTGTAAGATTTATCATCGTTTACCTGATCATTTGAAAAATTATTCGAATAAATGCCATGAGGCAGATTTAGGGTCGAGTTCATCGTATCTAAGGCAAACGACAATTTCAATATATAA
This genomic interval carries:
- the LOC101294061 gene encoding uncharacterized protein LOC101294061, encoding MASTSALLLSSSSSSPVFNPFSSSSSKAGTLIRPRSRIVASSRKEAHDHHQNYSSRLVDENMIVLRKRIHEMKMVERNYEPPAEWMDWEKRYYTSYDSIICQAMGLLQSQLMNTRPSLALAFMALIVFSVPASTFMVFSHLLEITKGALTGGFGL